Sequence from the Mixophyes fleayi isolate aMixFle1 chromosome 4, aMixFle1.hap1, whole genome shotgun sequence genome:
ccattgtggccctaactcggaaaggggctaatactaagcaatggtcatctgaggctctccaagcctttcaaatcctcaaagaggccttctcgtctgctcccattctgcgacagcctgatgtgacactccccttcttcctagaagtagatgcctctaatgtgggcttaggagctattctctcccaacgctcggagcaacaaaaattacatccttgtgccttctactctcggggtcttctgcccgcagagaaaaattatactatcggggacaaggagttgctggccatcaaagctgcattagaggaatggagatacttgttggaaggagctcgccatccggtgacgatcttcacggatcataagaacttgtcatatttgcaatctgctcaatgcttgaaccctcgtcaagcaagatggtctcttttcttttcccgttttgaattaattataaccttcaaaccagccgctaagaacaagaaagctgacgctctatctcgagcttttgtgacgtcctctgatgtagaagaggttcccaaccatgctattctagaccccaaatgtatttctctggctgcttcatccaccaaaatgctaccatttgggaagacccttgtgcctcctactctgaggaggaaaatcctttcgtggttccatgcctctcgtttttctggacacgccggtgaacacaagacctttgagattctctctcgtagttactggtggccttcaatgaggagagacgtcaaagagtttattgcttcctgtgatttatgttctcagttcaaatcctcccgcagaactccagcagggttgctgcgaccactacccattccgtccaagccttggacccatattagtatggatttcgttactgatttgccaccaagtaagaatcacaatactatttgggtagtggtagacagattttcgaagatggcccatttcgtccctctgtccggtttaccttcctcgtctactctggctgaacatttcattaaagaaatcttccgcatccatggatgtccgtctgagattgtgtcggatagaggagtacaattcgtttccagattctggcgggccctttgtaaaaccttgggcatacgattagcactctcatcgtcttaccatccgcaatctaacggacaaacggaacgagtcaatcaagatcttgagacttttattaggatgttctcttcagccaaccaagacaactgggtagaattgctcccttgggctgaattcgcccataacaacatgtaccatgagtcatcatccaaaactccattctttgtggtctacggtcaccatccgtcttttccggaatttcctgccctcccgcccacccaagttcctgctgtggagactgcttgtcaaaccttcaaaaatatctggtctcaggtcaaaacctgtttaaagaagacctctaataaatataagtctttcgcagataagaagaggcgggctattccaccactaaaaattggagatcgtgtctggttatctaccaaaaatattcgtttgaaggttccatctatgaaattcgcccctcgttttattggtccatataggatcattcaagttatcaatccagtatgtgttaaacttcttcttcctaagaatcttcggatttccaatgccttccatgtgtccttgctcaaacctctcatcatcaaccgtttctcgactcctcccttagcaccgcagccagttcaagttcatcaggaggaggatttcgagattactgaggtattggatgcaaaaatttcgcgaggagtcctccgtttcctcgttcattggaagggctttggtcctgaagagcgttcatggatcaaagctgaagatcttaatgctcctgcccttctgaagaagttttattccaaaaatccggacaagcccggttccaggcgttctgtgcccacctttaaaagggggggtactgtcactcaccggactgtgagtgcttcttcccggacatttaggaaccgtggccgtcctccatcctgagggactgcgcatgcgcagccctttctatacctccagtgtatgttcctttaacttaattggcagatcaggcaacctccctatattaagcacctgtggtcatcaccacattgcctgatcttggagtctcattccccatgagtctctgaaggtgttcctgtgtttcctcgtttattcagcccagctgattcctgtggtttccaaaccacttctacctctgtggtttccaaaccacttctactactgtggttcccataccacttctaccatctactgtatcatcgtgactgtgagctgattcctatccgctgcctccgtgcactacagtcttctaaccacttcaactctaccttgtatcattgggactgttagctgatgcctatccgctgcctccgtgcactacagtctttcattcacatccactcacctattcatgattgtgactgccagctgatgcctatccgctgcctccgtgcactacagtcttcaacctgcaactcgtctgtgtttcatcatcgtgactgctagctgattcctatccgctgcctccgtgcattacagtcttcaacctgcaacccgtctgtgtttcatcgtgactgtttagctgattcctatccgccgcctctgtgtgcttcagtcttcagcccttctcaactctcccgtgtttccttgagtctgctgccactattgctacccgctactctccgtgatcaactgttccagttcaactctgctctggtgtcccatcgttactgcacctgctggttgctattggctacctccgtgttcccgcagagacccgctgctgttacttctcagcgctacgcatccatctactgctgatccgctctccacgccttcctgggttccctgctggtctacctacctgtgcgctgcacctgctagaccaccgcttcacccatccagggactttgcatcctgccggcctcctgccgttcaggtatctctgcacttctgtctgactgccttctcctgaaccacggtatgcatacttcccattgactgtgctgtgtattgcataccttgctggactgtgttggttctcctctggagtgtactatccgctgagtctattgccatcattgactgtgttatctcatgctggattacttcaagagactttctatattggcagtgttgttcagtcatttatacatttatattgtgcatattaccgtggatcaaagtcaaggtgcccgtgtatatattgtgttgcagtctctccccgtgcacctcctcacatatatattcagtggtacaacttgctagtggcagaccactgacccctgtttccagtttcacctgctccagtatcctctcacatagcagtggtacaacttgctaacgcagaccactgactccccggatacctccacttggattccattccttcactcagacagcggtacaacttgctatccgcagaccgctgactctcatcacctcctcgtttctgttggacattcctcctcactatagcagtggtacaacttgctaccgcagaccactgactaccttcacgtgtcctttgtccatacagttcctcgtgtattactacctccatattgccagtgctgctagtcatagactttcctgagcatctcatcatctgctatttcctgttccgtgatcaccctgctaccagagtaccatattaccacctatactgctctggtaagcctatcacctggtgatccctgggtaaagactcctagtgcccgtgacatagaggagcagaagacttcaaggtaagttctgtttgttaaatatcagggggaataggagggagatgactggggggggaGTTATTAACTGGAAACTGCTTGATGATTGGGGGAGgtgggttaatgaagtgactggggggttAATTCATTGAccggggggggggttaatgaagtgccTGAGGTGGGGTTAATGAATTaactgggggggttaatgaagtgactgaggggggttaatgaagtgccTGCGGGGGGGATTAATCAATTGactggggggggttaatgaagtgactggggtgGTTATtgaagtgactgggggggttaatgaagtgatcAAAGGGgtggttaatgaattgactggtgGGTTAATAAATTGACTTGGGGGTTAAATAATTAACCATAGGgtgtgatgaattggctgggggaagGGTTAATGAATTGGTTGGGGGTTAATGAGTTGGCtggagggttaatgaattgactatgGGGCCTGATAAATTGGCTGGGGGAAGGTTTAACAAATTGgttgggggggttaatgaattggctggagggttaatgaattgactatgggggtgatgaattggcaagggagggttaatgaattgacttggggggtgagcaaatgagtggttGGGAGGGTGATGAAATGGATGGTGGGGTTCAAAAACCTTCTGGTGGGGGTTGATAAAAATGGCCAGGGGGATCTAGTGGCTGGCAGGGTAAGCTGATGAAATAGCTTCTGGGAGGcatgatttctgtattgtgtggcggtgactagAAAGCTAAATACTAGACAGTCAAGGCTGGTAGATGTGAGTAtacaattgtaaataattttcatatattttattgtctatgtctgtactagggggttgttttatatggtcataatagaatattgtgtttgaatcattcaggctttgttaaaattttgcactataatacaatttttgcatattttaaatacaggaatccaagtttccagaagccaacggacaacgctccaagaaaaagtaagagagaacatcaggtagtctacgctgcaagatcaggtcaGAGATGAAGTacagaatgaagtgtgttttatgttaatatatgtatatatatgtatgtatatacaaccAGTGTACACCGGCAACCGGTGTATTAatctagggcggctgtgacccttaatcaggccctgttgaaGGGGTTGAGAGAtatcacccccgcagaggaggggagagtgaACTGTGCAGGatgagacaggagatgtatataggaactgtacatatttactttataaCTTCAAccatttaagaatgtgctggagtgaaggaggagtgtaaataaagttttAGAGTTTAGATGGTCAGGCGCCtaaattattgagacatctgattgcactgcaccccaagttacatcacctgtgtcccaactgTGATAATAACCTGTATGTGCGGGaaccctctggtcatctacatccacaccaggagctagccagggctgagaaGATGGTGTACggcctaaactgtgcacctcaacactacacacagtgacagaggGTTACATGAATTTGCCTTATTGCCCACCCAGCGCCTTTCAAATCTGCACATCAGTTCCTGTACCTTGTCAGACTGTGCACTGTGGAAAGAGGgttggggcaggggggcatctgcccccccgggcaGGTCCCATggagggctaccttgggctgggtcactggaccacctgcaattttttttcctttaaaatgttgccaCCACCTCTCCTTTATTGAGGTGAGCTGCGTTATATATAACAACCCAATATTACATATGGCGCCGCTCTGCTCCAAACACGGTTACTACATGGAGCCCTAAATGCGCAACTTTCAGGTGTTCTcatcatcatacttgccaactctctcggaatgtccgggagactcccgcatttcgccagagtctcccggactcccgggagtgtgtggcaatctcccgcatctggcagaattctgcccaaagtgggcagaattaggtccaaaacgctgcgattcaccgggaatcgcggcatttggccccaccccctgctgtcaaatgatgcagggggtggggccaaatgcctcGATTCccggtttgcgtcattacatcacaggggcggggccaaaaaattacgcaaattttggagccccgtccccatcacgcccaccgctCCCGGAATCCAAcctcagcaagttggcaagtatgctcatgATTAAATAATTACTTGCAGAAGTCTCATAATGCACCTGATATGTCTCTTTCTCATTGATATCAGATTAGATTCCAATTGATGTTCAATATCTACATTTAGAGACACGTTTGTGGGTTCTGGGTTCTAACAAAagtcatattaaaaaaataatatgtgtatatgtacaaTACTCCCTCATTATAACACCAGCTTAAAACACAGGCCAAGACTGGTGTCGTAATAAGGGggaattataattttatttatatgtaataaagcTCTTATACTAAGAAGGACCTGGTGATAAACGAGGATGACGTTATAAATTGTGTGGTATAAAGAGAGAACACTGTTTAATGAGCACTTCTATTATTGTGAGAAAATAATAGTAATCATATATTGTGATTCTGACAAACATTACAATAATACAGCCACACAATGAGGCATGCTGGGTGTTGTAGTCCAGCCCTTATTGTATTATGTAAGAAGCGTAGTTATGTGCTACAATTCCCAGTAGGAGGAGCTATACAGAGACAACGCCCCATTCACCCCTTGCACACTGTTAGTAGATCACGCTTGTTTCATACTCTGTAAATAGGCACACACTGGGAAATTCTTTGTGGCATAACTATTTATATTGAGCTGTTTAGTTATCAGGATACAGACATTTCTAGACCATTACTGTACAACAGAGAACATCTCTATATTACAGAGTGATAACACATTAGCACATTTAgtaacagcgccacctgctgtccctccagtgtaatcactcaaaTAACATTAAGGGCTCAATTTACTAAATTTTAACTGATTTTTAACATGATTAAAATGCagatagaaaaaaaagaggtggttgtgaatgacGAGATTGCagaatgctgtttgagctatattATCATTGAGAACataagaacatttacatataaattataggcaacattaatttataattaatttatggggcacattttatttttcattatattatggggaaaatatgaaaatataaacacattaactggccaatactatttgattgttaatggtggatataattatttatgatgcacaatgGGGCATTACATAGTGCACCCATcacataataatacaatatttttttcaccttaatataatgaaacttACATTTGCCCCCCTAAGTTAGTTGTAAGTTAatgttgccccttaatcaataaataatgattgcccccataatttatatgtcaatgatgtttcctcttatgttctgaatggtaaGATACCTCAAACACCATGTTTGATAcatcaagccaatcagaagcagttattAGAACACTTGTCtttttgatggcggttttaaccaaactGCCGGcgttttagctgttttcaatccgccacacactGCCAGACATTTTACATTACAGCCTCAAACCGCCCAATAGTAAATGCGGTGGTTTGGAGCACTAGACCGCTGGTGATGTGCGGTGGTTATAAAATGCCACCAAACATGATTCTTAGTAGATTTACAGCTAAGTCGCAGTCTGTTGTAATATTTCAACACAAACATCACAGCCAATAGGAGCAAGCGTAGCACTGACTGCAGTAATAGGGTATACACTGGGTGATAGTTGTGATTGGCTGTAATAACTATCTATAAGTGAATCAGAGACAGAGAACCctacatacatttatattaatatgatTATAATGGAAGCTTCTAACATAGTAACAAGGGAACAAATCTCAGACATCTGGTTACACAACACCTGGTGCAGAACAGGAGGAGCTCAGATAAAGCCCCACCCACTGCTTCATTCTATTGGCTAAATgttccaccaatcagattccccTCCCTGTGATGTCACCAGTCTCTGGGCAGATTTCTTACATTATGGTGATTTCTCCTAGCTCCTGACTCCCCCAGATATCTTTATACAACCTCTCACTACacataatgcagcatgaaggggctcagtgaaggcggcagtgacggtgtgtaagtgtctgatccgGTCACAGAGAGAATAAAAGGACAtctgtccagcctcataatccagatatatcctcaGTCTATCATAGGGAATATTGGAAGATAACTGGATCACTTTACTGTCATGTATCACTACATACTGATTATTCCACCTTCTCAAACACCAGGACTTGTTATTATATCCAATGTATGACTGACGtcctctcctgtctatactgggataacacatccctacccCCCATCTCCCTGATTTACTGACATCTacttcccagtaatgtcgccctgaGGAAAATCTCCTGGTGCTTATTACCTGATTACACTGAAATTTCTCTGGTGTTTTTGGACGTTTCTGGTTTATATCTGACCTGGATGCAGTTTTCCTGTCACCTGATATAAGTATATTATTACcagctgtgtttacatccagtaatatgtctgtagcttcctgcacaTAGATCTCCATatttatacctgttattatatcagataatgtgtgtaatttccctgagatgagacccacatccagatctcctacatcatggacctggtcatcatgtctctctctgtcctcagtatcacacaagtcacctgtgtctggttcctgtaagacagtcactggatcagacatgttacacagctcctcaatgtgacgcatcttcctggacagctcgtccttctttatttccagctgctggatcagatcagagactgagagtgaaacgctctcttcctgcctggagatctcactcaggactctcttctctaggtcatccagctgtctcctgatgtctctaaacagggcagtgactGTCTCTGTTACACCAGCTGCTTTATCCTGATCTTGTCTCCTGCGCTCCTGCAGACTCTGGACTCTTCTCTCAGTCTCTGCTCtctttgtggtcagtttctgAAGAACATTTCTTAGTTTCTCCTGTTTCTTCCTAAAAGCCTCATCCAGCATCTCCACATGGTGTCCCCGATGTTCTCCAGCTGAACAGTAGACACAGATACAGGCAACATCCTCAGTGCAGTAATACTCCAGGATCTTCTTATGGACGGAGCATTTCCTCTTCCCCAGGGAAGTGGTGGGATCAGATAAGACatgttctgctgacttgctgtgtactctcaggtgattatcacacagagaagcctcacaatgcagacaggatttagcagcaggtacaggagagtgaATACAGTAAGTGCAGAAGATCCCAGTCTCCTCCTGATCTGTCTGAGTAGACTGGAAACTCCCCACTATGTTACACAGAGTTATGTTCTTATGTAGTGCAGGacgctcctgacactctgctctgcattcaggacaggtataaactccagactcctcctgtgtatccagcacacaatcaatacagacccggcagaagttgtgtccacatctcagtgttacaggatctgtataaatgttcagacagatggaacagtccagctcctgtctcagatcagtagacgccatcgctgacagcagaagagagaaatgaaagtgaaAGTCTCTGACACTCAGACACCAGTGGGTGTGTAACATTCTCCACACAGGGCGAGGCTGAGCTTGTCACTCACATTATATCTATAGGCTCAGTTATACTAAGTGACACAGCCAATACTTATAATAAAGCTGTTTTTAAtttgaaaactatatatatattgtatgactaTTTGAAAGGAACATGGGTACTGTCACACGCGCGCCTTCGG
This genomic interval carries:
- the LOC142150303 gene encoding E3 ubiquitin/ISG15 ligase TRIM25-like; the protein is MASTDLRQELDCSICLNIYTDPVTLRCGHNFCRVCIDCVLDTQEESGVYTCPECRAECQERPALHKNITLCNIVGSFQSTQTDQEETGIFCTYCIHSPVPAAKSCLHCEASLCDNHLRVHSKSAEHVLSDPTTSLGKRKCSVHKKILEYYCTEDVACICVYCSAGEHRGHHVEMLDEAFRKKQEKLRNVLQKLTTKRAETERRVQSLQERRRQDQDKAAGVTETVTALFRDIRRQLDDLEKRVLSEISRQEESVSLSVSDLIQQLEIKKDELSRKMRHIEELCNMSDPVTVLQEPDTGDLCDTEDRERHDDQVHDVGDLDVGLISGKLHTLSDIITGINMEIYVQEATDILLDVNTAGNNILISGDRKTASRSDINQKRPKTPEKFQCNQVISTRRFSSGRHYWEVDVSKSGRWGVGMCYPSIDRRGRQSYIGYNNKSWCLRRWNNQYVVIHDSKVIQLSSNIPYDRLRIYLDYEAGQMSFYSLCDRIRHLHTVTAAFTEPLHAALCVVRGCIKISGGVRS